The sequence TTGTTCTCgttcttgtctttctttctcGAGTCTTTCTCTTTCTAAGGCTTTTTCTTgttcttgtctttctttctcaagtctctctctctccaatctCTCCTGCTCTAAagcttcctgtctctctctctccagtctcTCCTTTTCTTGCCTTTCTCGTTCCAGAGCTTGTTCTCTCTCGAGTCGTTCTCTTTCCAATGCTTGTTCTCTTTCAAGCTTCTCCCTCTCTTCACTCTCCCGCTGTAAggccttttctttctcttccctTTCTCGCTGTAAAGCCCTCTCCCGTTTTAGAGCTTCTTCTCGTTCCTGTCTTTCCCGTTCCAAAACCCGTTCTCGCTCTTTTTCCAATGCCTTCTCCTTTTCTAGGGCTTTCAGTCTCTCTTGTTCTCTTTGCCTTtccctctttttgttttcttgctcCCATAAAAGATGGCTACCTTCATCCTGCTTCATACCATCACTCTCTTCCACTGCCGCTGTTCTTACAACACTAACACCTTGGTTGCAGATCACTGAACTAGGGTATGACAAAACTGATGCTGCATTAGCTGTGTGGGTAACTGCAGACACAACTCCCTCATGGTGGCTTCTCTGTCCATCCATTCCCTCCCTATCATGCTTTCCTGCCCCAGAGAAAGCTCCCTCAGACGCCATCTTGCGTGCCAATAAGGTCAGTGGGCCTGGTCTGCGTTCTGTGGAGTCGCCTGCTGGTTCAGGGCTACTGCTACGACTGTCACTACTGGAACTACCAGAGCTCGAAGAGCTAGACATACGCTGCCTACCTGGGGGCTCTCCGGGACTAGGGGGGCTCTGTTTAGGGGTGTCTGGGAGTGGAAAAGAGAGTTCAGGAGGAGGGGATGGGGGAGGAGTGGGCTGTCTGAGCTGCTGTGATAGTAAAGGTATGTGTTGGGGGGGcggctgctgctgttgctgcgaGCCACCAGATCTTTCCCTCACCGGCTGGCTTTTTGGAGGCTGTGCTCGACGACTCCGTTGAGCACTGGCATTccactcctcctcctcatcatcattgTCATCCCCACCTTCACTGTCATCATCACTGTCAGCTGGTACATGGCTTGATGTTGGTCCTCTTTCACCAACAACCCGCACAGACAAAGAGGCTATTGCGCCAGGCTGGGCAGGTGCAGAGGGGGACGGCTGCCCAGGCATTTCTTTTTCTCTGAGCTCATCACTCTCACTCGCACTCACCCCAAATCCCCCAGCCACTGCTGTATCTCCTTTGTGTTGGTCAACTAAGGAGGGAGCAACATCCTGGTGGAAATATACGTGTTGGACACAGAAGGTTAAGTTCATGCcccaaaagtttgttttttgatcCAAAGTCAACACAATCAGGAGAATGcaaaaaatttctaaataaataacatttagccTTACCttgcattactaaaaataaaatactcattTTGTGGTCCAGCCCAGAACAAACACTGTAGAAGCAGAGGATTGATATTATTTCTAACCTGGTTAGTGGCAGCACAAATACTGTCATTGGCCTCTGTGTGGTCTTCATGGTCtgttcctaaaataaataaatagaatatataaaccatgacaacagtgtgtgtgtatatatgtatgtattacatataaattaaaaattttatataaattattttatatacaacttCATAATTCCACATTTTTCAGAAAGTGAATGTTTACctcaaatttcctttttttttttttaaatataaacataaaagtaaattGATGCAGATTTACATTTCATCAAATGACGCTTACATCAGGAGTTCAATGCTTTTGTtagtacacttattttaaaattatagaaGATATATCACAAAGTATATTCATCATCATCTAACAAAACACTTAATGCTCAAAAACCCTTTGTATAACAACTATGTACTGCAACTATAAGAAGAATCAACAGAGGACTTGCTGGctttttttaacaacaatttttatttgtcaaacatTGTCATCCCCATGTAATGCCTAGAGATAAAAAGATTGCACATTAACCAAAAAACTAGCATGTGTTGAGAGTACTTGTAAATTATCAGTGTTTCCAAATTTCACCTTTACTACTATTTACACAAGGATGCAGCATTTTTTCTGGTTAACAACATTACACACATTCagcttcaaaaaaagaaagtaaaaaacaCTATTTCCATCTGATTCTCACCATCAGTTTCAGCTGCCTCTCGTGCTTCCTTCTCCAAACGCTGCCTCAGAAGCTCTTGCTGTTTGGCCAGGTACTGTTTAATGAAGCTGTTCTGACTCATTTCCTCCCcaatctaaataaatacacatgtaaTCCAAAATGCTACAGTTGTTTTAGAGCAGTTATGTCAACTACACAAGAAcacactagggctgtgcgatatgacaatatatatagGATGGACAAAAGAAACAGTCTATCGTTTCATATTATGCTCAGTCGTTTATTTTGTGGTGtcgcaaaatacattgtttactgtaatactttttcatcatttaGATGACTGCGTGATGAAGCGGAGACAGAACCAGGTAGAGAACGACCAGCCAGGACAAAACGAGGAGCTCGTTCCTAAACGATGTAAGTATCTTAATTATGTGACTAAACTACTtgtttaactaaatcaatttaaCATTTGCAATCGTGAGAGTATTCGGCAATTAGCTCCCTTGTCATGGTATGGTGCTTAACTACatcatgttataaataaaaactccCGTGTCCCGTTCACCTATTTTGCTCATTTCATACACCCATTTGATTTCTCCATAAAAGTCTCAACGGACAGCACAGTGTGACATTGATACCAGAAATACACTATCCTTTATCAGTCGCTGTTTATGtagaatgtaataaaatcagaaggATCATTCTCATGTTTCGACGCTTCACTGGTTATTTTCTTGTCACTTAAGTTTTAATCAGGCAATCTGTCCAGTCAGGCAAGTAAAAGTCTTGAGCCATTTTTCAGTAAACTTGCATTTAAACTAGCTAGGAGGCTGGTCAGCTAACTGTAGCATGCAGTTACTatggatggggggggggggtctgtctGTCCAATTATTGTAAACGGTCACTGGGTCCGTCAGACTGGAGCACTGTGGCCACCCTGCACACTTATATGCGTCATAATCCCCGTCTTTGCAAGTATCATCATAAACACAGTGATTTAGGTCTTAAGAGAGAgtaaacagctgaaaaagaaaacgcAAATGCAACAGTATATCGGATCCGGATTTCGGCCTTAAAGGGAAAGCTGTCCAATGTTCGTCCTGTCTgctattcatattaatcaaacaaaagagagaaaatctctcaatgctcgacaaaatcacttttgtaacttttataagaagaaatttaaaaataaaaataataatatataattttatatatatatatatatatatatatatatatatatatatatatatataggtccttctcaaaaaattagcatattgtgaaaaagttcattattttccataatgtaatgataagaattaaactttcatatattttagattcattgcacaccgactgaaatatttcaggtcttttattgttttaatactgatgattttggcatacagctcatgaaaacccaaaatccctatctcaaaaaattagcgtatttcatccgaccaatataagaaaagtgtttttaatacaaaaaaaaagtcaaccttcaaataattatgttcagttatgcactcaatacttggtcgggaatccttttgcagaaatgactgcttcaatgcggcgtggcatggaggcaatcagcaagtggcactgctgaggtgttatggaggcccaggatgcttcgatagcggccttaagctcatccagagtgttgggtcttgcgtctctcaactttctcttcacaatatcccacagattctctatggggttcaggtcaggagagttggcaggccaattgagcacagtaataccatggtcagtaaaccatttaccagtggttttggcactgtgagcaggtgccaggtcgtgctgaaaaacgaaatcttcatctccataaagcttttcagcagatggaagcatgaagtgctccaaaatctcctgatagctagctgcattgaccctgcccttgataaaacacagtggaccaacaccagcagctgacatggcaccccagaccatcactgactgtgggtacttgacactggacttcaggcattttggcatttccttctccccagtcttcctccagactctggcaccttgatttccgaatgacatgcaatatttgctttcatccgaaaaaagtactttggaccactgagcaacagtccagtgctgcttctctgtagcccaggtcaggcgcttctgctgctgtttctgattcaaaagcacacgcctgtgcacggtggctcttgatgtttctactccagactcagtccactgcttccacaggtcccccaaggtctggaatcagtccttctccacaatcttcctcagggtccggtcacctcttctcgttgtgcagcgttttttgccacactttttccttcccacagacttcccactgaggtgccttgatacagcactctgggaacagcctattcgttcagaaatttctttctgtgtcttaccctctcgcttgagagtgtcaatgatggccttctggacagcagtcaggtcggcagtcttacccatgattgcggttttgagtaatgaaccaggctgggagttttttaaaagcctcaggaatcttttgcaggtgtttagagttaattagttgattcagatgattaggttaatagctcgtttagagaaccttttcatgatatgctaattttttgagataggaattttgggttttcatgagctgtatgccaaaatcatcagtattaaaacaataaaagacctgaaatatttcagttggtgtgcaatgaatctaaaatatatgaaagtttaatttttatcattacattatggaaaataatgaactttttcacaatatgctaatttttttgagaaggacctgtatatatatatatatatatatatataaagtctatACATTATACACgttaattctatctatctatctatctcgatAGACATAATTAacacagtgaagactaattaatttacacaatgtatGTAGCGTTTCTTATGtattattagggctgggcgatatatctaacgatatagctacgctatatcgcgttcattatcgcagatgtatcgcctttgataatcaacgcgatattgcgtaccttgtcagtgatctacggctctgtctattaaatgccgctccatttgaaagcaggtgatggcgatttagcggtaatcaaggaaccagaattactgactagatgcgcatgatcatattgttagatatatcgcccagccctatgtattatatatttttgtcctgTTGCTTGCAGTCAGTTTCTTATCCTTatttcatcactgactgtttatttatcttcagtgagcatgtttttttttctgatttaaggATTGTATTAGTTTGATACTGACATTGACATTGGTGATAAGGATTATGAAAATTCAATGGTATCAAAGATTTTAACatcataaaaacctttttaaaaggaaaaaattaaaaaaaaaaaaaaaaaaaaaaaaaaaaaactacaccgtgatataaaattattcatatcgtgatataagattttggtcatatcgcccaccacTAGAACACACAGTAACACGCTTATTCCTACTGTAAAACATTGCAGCTCGGCTCACCCGGGAGTTAGGCTGCAGGCCAATGTGATGAGTGGAGGTTTTCTGAAGGTTCTCCAGCATGAGAGCCTGTTGCACATGCAGAACGACAGAAACACATACTTTATTATCTACACCAAATACTTAAACATACTTTGCAGCAAAGGTAAGTAAAATACCTGGAACTGGACAGCAGACACTGTTGATTATATTACTTAACTTAACAGATGCTAACATAAGAagttgattattcatatttcatgtttgtCTGGATCAGAGTGAATGGTGTAAGAATGAATAAGCAtacatatgtgaccatggaccacaaaactataataatgatcaattattatatcttatattattatacattatatgatCAATCAGtcataatgatacattttttgaaattaagatttatacattaaTAGGCAATAAGAAAAAATActtattgatgtatggtttgttaggatatgacaatatttggctgagatacaaatatttgaaaatctggaatcttagggtgcaaaacaatcaaaatattgagaaatttgcctttaaagttgtccagatgaagttcttagcaatgcatattactaaccaaaaattacgttttgataaatttacggtaggaaatttacaaaatatctccatggaacatgatctttaattaataacctaatgatttttggcattaaaaaatatatatatatattttgacccatacaatgtattgttggcttttGATACTCGTGCTACTTAtgtacttatgactggttttgtggtccagggtcgcaTATTAAAAACATGTACTTATTCATTGATTATTTGATGATTATAATTGAAACATACAAATGGATTTACTCCTGCTAGTTTCATTATATACAAACCAAGCAAGTGCACTAAATAAGAACCTAATCTAGACAGTGATAGACAGAGATTTGTTTACATCCGTTCAGTAACAGTAACTTCAACTCAAACTTCAAAGCAGATGCGGCGCGCGgcacatcaatcaatcaaatcctCCCACCGACGCAAAGCAACCGCGATGCGACTTCAGTGTTTATTTCAGCAAAAGCACATGACATTCAAGGGATAAGAcgtctttaatattttaaaaactttaattttttagaGACTTTTAGTAAGCGCGTCCCCGTTTCATAATCCCCCAACCCCCCCAACACCTTATGCACTAACAAAGCGCGAGCCCGCCgacaacttaaaaaaacaaactctcaGCTCCCATCCATCCAGAGACTTGTAAACACAACCGCATCGCCCCGAACCCTCTGCGACGTCTGCGCCCTCCCAAAACTCACATGCATGGAAAATAAACGGCGCTTTTGCAcgccacacacatacacacaaacaggcAACAGCGGGGGACATGATGACACACTACACACTGGATGAGCACCCCAGCTAGTGCGCTAGCAGCTAGCGAGAGACCACCGACGCTCGGCCTCCGAATCACGGTCCTCGGACTCTGCGGAGCCGAGAAACCTGCAACTCCCACTCACCCCTTTGAGCCTCTTGATGAGAGCATTCTTCTGTCCGCTTTTCGGAAGCCCTCTCTCTTCCAATGCCGCCTTCAAATCTGCCACCCGGAGCGAATGGAGCGGCCTCCCGTCCAGCGTAACGTCTTCGAGGTCCGCCATCTTGATTCCCTTCGCTCGTTCTGTAGCTCGCGCAGACCGCAACGCCTTCCTCACCGACGTCAGCGCGCCACGAGCGCTTCCGGAAGAGGCGGAGTGCAAGCACAGACAGAGGACTTCAGTTGTTTCACAAAGTAACAGCCAGTTAACGTGTATTCATGGGACACGAAGTAGAAGAATAATGTATTCATGGACATAAACCACATTGGACATGGTAGAATTGCTTCATGTAATTTTCCTTCTTTTATATTCTGGATATAGTTTTTTACCTAATGTGCACAATCAATTAGATGCATACTTAAATTTGTTCTCCAATTGTTTTTGTGATGAACGAGGTTAAGTATTAACGAACTTCGTTCATATTTTGGGTTCATCTGCATCTGCTTGGCAGTACATAATATGCATAATCAATAATACATACTGAATTTAGTTCTCCAGTATCTGAAATTCTGAATACATGAATCCACGTTTATGATGTCCCACGTCATAAGTAAAACCAAGTGCCActatgaatgttattttttatacttaaaaagaataaataccGATTTTTGAGATTTTGTGTACAAGACAAAGAACGATTCATTTTAGGGAAATGGTTGTCTCGAGACTTTCGTATTAGTGAATcggttttaaaaatctgtttaaaatcatttcatGTACAATCTTTACTGAaaactatgttttatttataaaatttctgCTATATTAGGTTGTTAAAGTAACGTCCTTCAGTAACATCCTTATATGAATCGGACATGTTCAAAAGAGCCGACTGTCTCTGAGTCGTTGACTCAACAACTgctcttttactgtctatgttaCTGATCCGGTTCATttcatgaacgaatcattcagtCAGACTCGCGAGCAAGACGTTTAGATCGGGTTTGTGAATAATGTGAAAAGATCCGATCAAAAAGAAAGATTCGTTCACTTCGCTGATATGCAGAGCCCCCGTGTCAGAGCCGATGTGAGCGGGTTATTGAACACAGCGAGCGGCCCCGTTTGAGCTTCTCGGCTCAGTCGAGATTATTTTCCATCTGGTTATACCGACGTTGAAAGTAACAACATGCTGTTTTCGACGAGAGGTAACAAGTCCAACTAAGAAAagggtaacattttatttaaaattacattttgattcacGTAATAGTTAAAAAAGACGTTAAGTTACTCGTTTGTTTTGACGAGCTAGCATGCTGACGTTAGCAAGCATATGTCTTACCCATAGACTGTATCATAACAAGGAAGTAATATAAGTGTAGCCTACATGGTACgatcatagactgtaaaaaaaattaccatggtACAATGCACAACAAAACTAagagttttttaaagcatttagacCGAGGTTATGATGTAACGTTATGTTAAAATGCATGAACGTGGTTTATTCCGCGTTTCAGTTTGTGTAAGTTATAAAAATGCTCAACAAGGTTAAGGCAATCACTTTCTTTTAACGCTATAGTTTTGTTTAGTACCATCAATGATATTCCCTCTGAATTTCTAATTTCTTTATTAGAAATGGCTTGGTTCCACCAGGCTTTACAAGGCTTGGGCCAGCCAGATGGATCCAGGATGCCCCCTACAGTGGAAGATCTGTCCCATGCACAGGTCTCCAAGCACACCATTACACAGTTAGGGATGTCTGATGGACAAGGTTGGTCAACACTTCGTCCAGCTTCCATCACAGACTTTCCGCCTGCTTCAGGAGGCATCGTTCCCCAACGTCTGGAAGCACTGTCCTGCACATCCCTCAACATGGGCTCCAGAGAAGACTCTGTGCCGTTGTCTTTCGTGACACTTCAGGAGCAACGATGTGTATTAAGTTGGTTTTTAGGATGGAATGCAGTCCAGAAGCAACGCTTTCTGGAAGATCTGATTTCAAAGGCTGTGCCTGGAAAGGTGTCCAGTTTATTAGACCAACTAAACACACTgcaggtgttttatttaattatttatgtacaaTTTCATGCCCTTTTCTTTATTATGTGATCCTTGTATGTAAAGGAAATTACAATTTGCTTACGATTTACCCTTACACCATccagatgtagataagtttgttccttcatcagaacagacttggagaaatctagcattaaatcacttgatcaccaatggatcctcttcagtggatgggtgccgtcagaatgagagttcagacagctgataaaaatatcagaaTAATCCACAACCTAGTAATTCACaccaactccagtccatcagttaacatcttgtggattgaaaagctgcatatttataagaaacaaattcattattaCGGCGTCTTAACTTCCCACCATCACTTTCAGACAAAATACTATTCCATGATCCACAATAACACAACCAGTGTAAAattccatctcctgttgtcctctcacattaaaatacaccaacttatttgtttagagctgtttggactattttcacttgttttgttgTGCACtagatttgtgcatatttctctcctgattcagatgagaaagCAGTTTTATGGataaaggactcatattttaactGTAAGCAACgggttgaagttaaaaacatcttaatagtgaatttattacaaacatgcttTTAATGTCACAAGGTGCTAATTGATGGACTTAAATCATGTTGtacttgtggataattgtgatcagcttttatcagctgtttatgtgtgtttgtaactATTTAGCTTGCATAATCAAATAATGCTAAGCAGGTTGATCTGTATGATAACACTGGTACCTTCTTTGTCTCTGCGTTTCAGGTGAATGATCGCCCACCCAACATTTTTGAATGCCAGTTAAGACTGTGGACTCAGTGGTTTGATTCATGGAGTGAAGAGGAGAGAAATGCATTTTTGAACAGCTTAGAGGAGAAGGATCCAGCCTTTGTTGCATACTTCTATGCTGGAACAGCAGTCAGAGATTGAGGCTCTTCATACAAtgctttttggtgtttttttcactcttcaaaatgaaagtgaaatcaAGTCACCTATGGACTATTCTGCTGTTAAAGGGTTTTGAAAAGCTATGCTTGATGCGCATATGAGTGTAGTTTTGAttagatgcaaaaaaaattgtgttatgtttttttcccctaaaggtttttcaaaaataaatattttttttcattatttatgttttctgtaCATGGATTTGCTATTACAAGCTTCACAGACGTTCTCTCTCTTGattttatagggatagttcacccaaaaatgaaaatgtcattccAATCCTGTATGTGTTTGTTACTTCTGGATAAAAGATGTTTCTAAGAATGCTGACAAGCTAATAGTTCTGGCTACCATTGACTTGTCCATAccactgtatggagaaaaaaaaaaaaaacacagacattttgcAAAGTATCTCCTTTAATGTTCCAAGTAAGGAAGTAGTTCATGAAAAATGCCATTCAAGCATGCAGTTGAGAGTAGTAATAAGCCAAAACATCAAAGCATAAAGCATTTTCTTTGGATACAAAAACAGACTCCTAATACATGGAGATCACTGCTTGAGCCAGTCTGTGGATGTAGGTTTCTTTAAGATCAAGGGAGGCTCATTTAAAGTAGTATCACTGCAGGTTTCAACATATGGATAGATTTTCCCCTGCAGCTCACTGCCAGTAAAGCTAAAGATTTCAAGCTTTGTATCTGCATTGTAAAAATTtaccttattatttttaaaatccaaCAGGATCCCAATTACAGAAGGTGCCTGAACATTTAGATTAATACGCCTGTCAGCATTGGCAAAAAGTTTGGTATCTCTATTCCTCTGAATAACCCAATAGCCAGCTGAGGGGCCATATTTCAGAATACCTTTTCTCTGAGCGGATTCCTTGGCTGCACCCACAACATAACACTTACTTCCAGTCACCCCTATTTCCCAGTAATGTTTTCCAGAATCAAATCCTTCTTTTCCCAGAGCTGCAATAGCTGTGTCATAGCGCTCAGGATTATCAGGTACAGGTTTAGGGAATAAAGAAGTATGtacttctttctcattttgtgaCAAGACAAGTCTGCGGTGTGCAGTGTTTGCATCAAACCTCGGCCAGTCTGAGGTGGGCACAAAGACAgacatttttttagtttgattgCATTTAGCTGTATATTATAACCAGACTGAGATCACAAACTTACCACTCGTAGGAGGTTTATTAGTTTCACTTATAATTTCTAGATAAAGagttcaaaaagaaataaaaccataCATTGTTAATGGTGAAAATAAAGCTAGTAATACTTCTCGCTTAGATAAAAGAAATATCTCACCCTTAAGTTCCTCTACTTTCTTATTAGTCTCTTGCAGGTTTTGTTTAAGTTTCTCGTTCTCATTGTTCACAtctataaatattgtgaaaatattaaaacCTGTCAGATTACCTTCCACAGATACATGCAAACGATATTTGGTCCCAGGCCAAATTTCATTTGCATTGTTTTCTATACTGAAAGATTATTACACCCCACTCaccgttgattttttttttctcttctttaagCTCGGCCTTTGTATCTGCATTTTCCTTTTGCAGTGTAGAAACTTCTTTGTCCTTCTCCTGGAGTTGCTGGTCCTTCTTAGCAAGTTCTTGTTTTTTTGCTTCCAATGTCTTTTCTAGACCTGAAAAAAGGGTTGAAAAAAACGTATTATTAGGCTTGGAACATTTTCAAATGAACAATTTGAATACAATATAATAgatgacattataaaatataaagctgCAGACCACATTTACATCTGCTGATTGGGCAATGTAAAAGCATGTAAAAAATTCTGGACAGGTGAACTTTATCATGAAATGGAGATGGTTTTTTTGCTTCTGTGGTATTTTGACTGTATTGTCTTACCAGAGATTTctttctgtaatacatttttctCCCCTGTAATTTTTTGTAGTTCCTTTTCAAGATTCTTCTGCTTGTCAACTAAAACAAAGGggaagaaataattaaaatactgtatgcatatgggattttataatatgtataaaaaaaacaatgcttgggctaattcatttttacacaatttatatTGGATTTTCTATCAGCAATTCTGTCAttcatt is a genomic window of Cyprinus carpio isolate SPL01 chromosome B2, ASM1834038v1, whole genome shotgun sequence containing:
- the LOC109111709 gene encoding uncharacterized protein C14orf119 homolog isoform X2, whose amino-acid sequence is MAWFHQALQGLGQPDGSRMPPTVEDLSHAQVSKHTITQLGMSDGQGWSTLRPASITDFPPASGGIVPQRLEALSCTSLNMGSREDSVPLSFVTLQEQRCVLSWFLGWNAVQKQRFLEDLISKAVPGKVSSLLDQLNTLQVNDRPPNIFECQLRLWTQWFDSWSEEERNAFLNSLEEKDPAFVAYFYAGTAVRD
- the LOC109111709 gene encoding uncharacterized protein C14orf119 homolog isoform X1 yields the protein MLFSTREMAWFHQALQGLGQPDGSRMPPTVEDLSHAQVSKHTITQLGMSDGQGWSTLRPASITDFPPASGGIVPQRLEALSCTSLNMGSREDSVPLSFVTLQEQRCVLSWFLGWNAVQKQRFLEDLISKAVPGKVSSLLDQLNTLQVNDRPPNIFECQLRLWTQWFDSWSEEERNAFLNSLEEKDPAFVAYFYAGTAVRD